Proteins found in one Gordonia sp. PDNC005 genomic segment:
- the argB gene encoding acetylglutamate kinase — protein sequence MTDLTPLAKAGIIAESLPALQALHGKRVVVKYGGNAMVDDDLKAAFAADMVLLRACGIHPVVVHGGGPQISAMLARLGLDGEFRGGFRVTTPEVMDVARMVLFGQVGRELVGLINRHGPYAVGITGEDAHLFTASRRSVMVDGEATDIGLVGDITAVDTSAVDDLIAAGRIPVISTIAPDVDGVVHNINADTAAGAIAAALQAEHLVMLTDVEGLYTDWPDRSSLVSTISASQVAALLPSLDAGMVPKMEACLRAVESGIGAAHVIDGREPHAVLAALLTASTAGTSVVADNGEGVDA from the coding sequence ATGACAGACCTCACGCCTTTGGCGAAAGCCGGAATCATCGCCGAGTCGCTGCCTGCGCTGCAGGCTCTCCACGGCAAGCGTGTTGTGGTCAAGTACGGCGGTAACGCGATGGTCGACGACGATCTCAAGGCGGCGTTCGCCGCCGACATGGTCCTGCTGCGCGCCTGTGGCATTCATCCGGTCGTGGTGCACGGCGGAGGCCCGCAGATCTCCGCGATGCTCGCCCGGCTCGGCCTCGACGGCGAGTTCCGCGGCGGTTTCCGCGTCACCACCCCCGAGGTGATGGACGTGGCTCGCATGGTGCTGTTCGGCCAGGTCGGCCGTGAACTCGTCGGTCTGATCAACCGACACGGCCCCTACGCGGTCGGCATCACCGGCGAAGACGCGCACTTGTTCACGGCGTCGCGTCGTTCCGTGATGGTCGACGGTGAGGCCACCGACATCGGGCTCGTCGGCGACATCACCGCGGTCGACACGTCGGCCGTCGACGATCTGATCGCCGCGGGTCGCATCCCGGTGATCTCCACAATCGCGCCGGACGTCGACGGTGTGGTCCACAACATCAACGCCGACACCGCTGCGGGGGCTATCGCCGCTGCTCTGCAGGCGGAACATCTCGTGATGCTCACCGACGTCGAGGGTCTGTACACCGACTGGCCAGACCGGTCGTCGCTCGTGTCGACTATCAGCGCGTCGCAGGTCGCGGCACTGCTGCCGAGCCTCGACGCCGGCATGGTCCCGAAGATGGAGGCGTGCCTGCGGGCCGTCGAATCCGGCATCGGCGCAGCTCACGTCATCGACGGCCGGGAACCGCATGCGGTGCTGGCCGCATTGCTCACCGCGTCGACGGCCGGGACATCGGTCGTCGCGGACAATGGAGAAGGGGTCGACGCATGA
- a CDS encoding metallophosphoesterase, with protein MIRSVVEVVVAALITFWLHRRLVRAPGLTGRWALVSNIALVVLGATTAAAFQVGDTLDPSWARPIGFVGFTWAAAIYYLAVGIVLIGLASIAVRLIRKVRGGPGDGLSRRVLAPATAVVVVVALALTGYGLTEAANPRVVDVDARVAKLPASFDGVRVALVTDVHVGPARGADFTRKVVERVNASKPDLIVLGGDLTDGTVAKVGSDLEPLRDLHAPLGVFAISGNHEYYVDDGGAWLDFWETLGITVLRNERVELRKGDGVVDLAGVYDATAPAPYEPDYRAALGGRDASRPLILLAHQPKQAFDAADFGGAELQLSGHTHDGQLWPNTYIVALQQPVRAGWGDVDGVPVYVTRGTGAWGPPVRVLAPPEITVLTLRQ; from the coding sequence GTGATCCGCTCTGTCGTCGAGGTCGTCGTCGCGGCGCTGATCACGTTCTGGCTGCACCGACGACTGGTCAGGGCGCCCGGACTCACCGGGCGGTGGGCACTCGTCTCGAACATCGCTCTTGTGGTTCTCGGAGCCACGACGGCGGCCGCGTTCCAGGTCGGAGACACCCTCGATCCGTCGTGGGCTCGGCCGATCGGGTTCGTCGGCTTCACCTGGGCGGCGGCCATCTATTACCTGGCGGTCGGGATCGTCCTGATCGGTCTTGCATCCATTGCTGTCAGGCTCATCCGGAAGGTCCGCGGAGGACCAGGCGACGGATTGAGTCGACGTGTGCTCGCACCGGCGACCGCTGTCGTCGTGGTGGTGGCGTTGGCGCTGACCGGATACGGGCTGACTGAGGCCGCGAATCCCAGGGTCGTCGACGTCGACGCGAGGGTCGCGAAGCTGCCGGCGTCCTTCGACGGTGTTCGTGTCGCCCTGGTGACCGACGTGCACGTCGGACCGGCGCGTGGCGCCGACTTCACTCGCAAGGTCGTCGAGCGTGTCAATGCGAGCAAGCCTGATCTGATCGTGCTCGGCGGTGATCTCACCGACGGCACCGTCGCGAAGGTCGGATCCGACCTCGAGCCGCTCCGCGATCTGCACGCACCGCTCGGTGTGTTCGCGATCAGCGGCAACCACGAGTACTACGTCGACGACGGCGGCGCGTGGCTCGACTTCTGGGAGACTCTCGGGATCACGGTACTGCGCAACGAACGGGTGGAGCTGCGCAAGGGAGACGGCGTGGTCGATCTGGCCGGTGTGTACGACGCGACCGCGCCGGCGCCATACGAGCCCGACTACCGCGCGGCACTCGGTGGGCGTGACGCTTCTCGACCACTGATCCTGCTGGCCCACCAGCCGAAGCAGGCATTCGACGCCGCAGACTTCGGTGGTGCCGAACTGCAGTTGTCCGGCCACACGCACGACGGGCAGCTCTGGCCGAACACGTACATCGTGGCGTTGCAGCAGCCGGTGCGCGCCGGCTGGGGCGATGTGGACGGAGTGCCGGTGTACGTCACGCGGGGGACCGGGGCCTGGGGTCCGCCGGTCCGAGTGCTCGCGCCTCCGGAGATCACGGTGCTGACCTTGCGGCAGTGA
- the argJ gene encoding bifunctional glutamate N-acetyltransferase/amino-acid acetyltransferase ArgJ, whose protein sequence is MTPVEFTDEVSGGRMVRRQGVTAPLGFRAAGIKAGIKVNGNADLALVFNEGPEYDAAGVFTANQVKAAPVRWSQQVLKAQRLRAVILNSGGANACTGPGGFQDTHATAEALAEALSNWGTETGAGEIAVCSTGLIGDRLPMDKVLAGVTEIVHEMGGGIEGGTDAAYAIMTTDTIPKQVALHHPGGWNVGGMAKGAGMLAPSLATMLIVLTTDAKATPEQLDAALRHATERTFDRLDIDGAMSTNDTVLLLSSGASAIEVSQDELDAAVFAVCDDLAAQLQNDAEGVTKRVEITVTGAKTDADALVVARSVARDSLVKTALFGSDPNWGRVLAAIGVTPVIIDPDAVAVSFNGSMVCENGTGVPGARDVDLSGDHIHVVADLKLGEGSATIRTTDLSHAYVEENSAYSS, encoded by the coding sequence ATGACGCCGGTGGAGTTCACCGATGAGGTGTCGGGGGGTCGCATGGTTCGTCGCCAGGGCGTGACTGCTCCGCTCGGGTTCCGTGCGGCCGGCATCAAGGCGGGCATCAAGGTCAACGGCAACGCCGACCTCGCACTGGTCTTCAACGAGGGACCCGAGTACGACGCGGCGGGTGTGTTCACCGCGAATCAGGTCAAGGCGGCTCCGGTGCGTTGGTCGCAGCAGGTGCTCAAGGCGCAGCGTCTGCGCGCGGTGATCCTGAACTCGGGCGGTGCAAACGCGTGTACCGGTCCGGGCGGCTTCCAGGACACTCATGCGACGGCGGAGGCTCTGGCCGAGGCGCTGTCGAACTGGGGCACGGAGACCGGCGCGGGCGAGATCGCGGTCTGTTCGACGGGCCTGATCGGCGATCGGCTGCCGATGGACAAGGTCCTCGCGGGTGTCACCGAGATCGTGCACGAGATGGGCGGTGGCATCGAAGGCGGGACTGACGCGGCGTACGCCATCATGACCACCGACACGATCCCGAAGCAGGTCGCTCTGCATCATCCCGGCGGCTGGAATGTCGGCGGGATGGCGAAGGGCGCGGGCATGCTCGCGCCGTCGTTGGCGACGATGCTGATAGTTCTGACGACCGACGCGAAGGCGACCCCGGAGCAGCTTGACGCCGCGCTCCGGCACGCGACTGAGCGGACCTTCGATCGGCTCGACATCGACGGAGCCATGTCGACCAACGACACGGTGCTGCTGCTGTCGTCGGGCGCCAGTGCGATCGAGGTGTCGCAGGATGAGCTCGACGCCGCCGTGTTCGCCGTCTGCGACGACCTCGCAGCGCAGTTGCAGAACGACGCCGAGGGCGTCACCAAGCGTGTTGAGATCACGGTGACCGGTGCGAAGACTGATGCCGATGCGCTTGTCGTCGCACGGTCGGTTGCACGGGACTCGTTGGTGAAGACCGCGTTGTTCGGGTCCGACCCGAACTGGGGGCGTGTGCTCGCGGCGATCGGCGTGACTCCGGTGATCATCGATCCGGACGCCGTCGCCGTGTCGTTCAACGGGTCGATGGTGTGCGAGAACGGCACCGGTGTTCCCGGGGCGCGCGATGTCGACTTGTCGGGCGATCACATCCATGTCGTCGCCGATCTGAAGCTCGGTGAGGGCTCCGCGACGATCCGGACCACCGACTTGTCGCACGCGTACGTCGAAGAGAATTCGGCGTACTCGTCATGA
- the argC gene encoding N-acetyl-gamma-glutamyl-phosphate reductase, with the protein MTIKVAVAGASGYAGGEILRLLCGHPRLATGELQIGSLTAGGNAGTRLGEHHKHLLPLADRVLDETTPEILAGHDVVFLGLPHGQSAVIADALPPSTLIVDCGADFRLKDASEWTQYYGGQHAGTWPYGMPELPGNRETLSGATRIAVPGCYPTVSILSLLPAIASGLVDTRVNVVAMSGTSGAGRAPKVNLLASEVIGSVRAYGVGGAHRHTPEITQALSAAANAPVDVSFTPVLVPTSRGILATCTARTAATEAELRAVYEAAYADEPFVYVLGEGEFPETGSVIGSNAVQIGIAVDERTGTFTAIGVVDNLTKGTGGAAVQSMNLAVGFGEAEGLTTVGVAP; encoded by the coding sequence ATGACTATCAAGGTTGCCGTAGCCGGAGCGAGTGGATACGCAGGCGGCGAGATCCTCCGACTGCTGTGCGGCCACCCGCGTCTGGCAACCGGTGAACTCCAGATCGGTTCGCTGACTGCCGGCGGGAATGCCGGGACGCGGTTGGGTGAGCACCACAAGCATCTGTTGCCCCTGGCGGATCGAGTCTTGGACGAGACCACTCCGGAAATCCTCGCAGGCCACGACGTCGTCTTTCTGGGTCTTCCGCACGGGCAGTCGGCGGTCATCGCCGACGCTCTGCCGCCGTCGACGCTCATCGTCGACTGCGGCGCCGACTTCCGGCTCAAGGACGCTTCCGAGTGGACGCAGTACTACGGCGGCCAGCACGCCGGAACGTGGCCGTACGGGATGCCGGAGCTGCCCGGCAATCGTGAGACGTTGTCCGGTGCGACGCGGATCGCCGTTCCCGGCTGCTATCCGACGGTCTCGATCTTGTCGCTGTTGCCTGCGATCGCATCCGGCCTCGTCGACACTCGGGTCAATGTGGTCGCGATGTCTGGAACTTCGGGTGCGGGCCGGGCGCCGAAGGTGAACCTCTTGGCGTCCGAGGTGATCGGATCGGTCCGCGCCTACGGCGTCGGAGGCGCGCACCGGCACACACCGGAGATCACGCAGGCGTTGTCCGCAGCGGCGAACGCGCCGGTCGACGTCTCGTTCACTCCGGTCCTGGTGCCGACGTCGCGCGGGATTCTCGCGACGTGCACGGCGCGGACCGCGGCGACCGAGGCCGAACTCCGTGCCGTCTACGAGGCCGCGTACGCCGACGAGCCGTTCGTGTACGTGCTCGGTGAGGGCGAGTTCCCGGAGACGGGTTCGGTGATCGGGTCGAACGCTGTGCAGATCGGCATCGCCGTGGATGAGCGCACGGGAACGTTCACTGCGATCGGCGTGGTGGACAACTTGACCAAGGGGACCGGCGGCGCCGCCGTCCAATCGATGAATCTCGCCGTCGGTTTCGGTGAGGCCGAGGGCCTGACCACCGTAGGAGTCGCACCATGA
- the pheT gene encoding phenylalanine--tRNA ligase subunit beta: MRLPQSWLTEVLQNGTPGWTATTDEIDAGFVRVGFEIEDVEPFPEITGPLVVGRVAAIEELTEFKKPIRFCQVEVGEDAPRDIVCGARNFSVGDLVVVALPGVVLPGPFAIATRKTYGKTSDGMICSVTELGVGNDHSGILVLTPGTAEPGADAREVLGLDDTAIDVNVTPDRGYAFSMRGLGRELASAFSVPFVDAGLPGDPLAADVDREPWPVAIDADSDATRYTGRVITGVDATASSPWWIAKRLMVAGIRPISAIVDVTNYVMIELGQPLHAFDADKVQGTVTVRSARAGETLETLDGVVRTLDQEDVVIADDSGPIALAGVMGGASTEVTDSTTTVLLEAANFDQVRVFRTGKRHKMSSEAQKRFERLVDPELTAVASDRGASLIVELAGGQIAGPIADVRVDAAPAAAIEIAPDQPDATAGVEYAPGTTVARLREVGCTVDDSGELLAVTPPSWRPDLRQRADLVEEVLRLEGLEDIPAVVPRAPGGTGLTAAQRRRRAIGVALAADGFVEVLPYPFMPAGVFDTWGLADDDPRRAAVSVLNPLESDRPQLNTTLLPGLLEMAARNIARGRRDLALYTIGQVVLGGDQGPTVGALDVSGRPSDDELAALDASLPRQPLHAAAVLAGLRDPAGPWGPGRAADAYDAFAAAREIAAAAGVELTLVADDTLPWHPGRCARLEVDGVVVGHAGELHPAVLERAGLPARLCAVEIDVDALPLTQVLPSPKVSPFPAVLQDVNVVVAAHVPAQEVLDALRDGAGELLEAITLFDVFTGAQVGEGNKSLTFALTFRADDRTLTEDDATAAKLSAVERATSRVGARLR; encoded by the coding sequence GTGCGACTCCCACAGTCCTGGCTGACCGAAGTCCTGCAGAACGGCACTCCCGGCTGGACCGCGACCACCGACGAGATCGACGCAGGATTCGTCCGCGTCGGTTTTGAGATCGAGGACGTCGAGCCGTTCCCGGAGATCACCGGGCCACTCGTCGTCGGCCGTGTCGCCGCGATCGAAGAGCTCACCGAGTTCAAGAAGCCGATCCGCTTCTGCCAGGTGGAGGTCGGGGAGGACGCGCCCCGCGACATCGTGTGCGGCGCGCGGAACTTCTCTGTCGGCGACCTCGTCGTGGTCGCGCTTCCCGGCGTCGTCCTTCCGGGGCCGTTCGCGATCGCGACTCGCAAAACGTACGGCAAGACGTCCGACGGCATGATCTGCTCGGTCACCGAGCTCGGGGTGGGCAACGACCACTCGGGCATCCTGGTGCTGACACCGGGTACAGCGGAGCCGGGTGCCGACGCCCGCGAGGTGCTCGGTCTCGACGACACGGCGATCGACGTCAACGTGACGCCCGACCGTGGCTACGCGTTCTCGATGCGTGGTCTGGGTCGCGAGCTCGCCAGTGCGTTCTCGGTTCCATTCGTCGACGCCGGATTGCCGGGCGATCCGCTTGCAGCCGATGTCGACCGCGAGCCGTGGCCGGTTGCGATCGACGCCGACTCCGATGCGACGCGGTACACCGGACGCGTGATCACCGGGGTCGACGCGACAGCATCGTCACCGTGGTGGATCGCGAAGCGGCTCATGGTCGCGGGCATCCGACCGATCTCGGCCATCGTCGACGTCACGAACTACGTGATGATCGAATTGGGCCAGCCCCTCCACGCGTTTGATGCCGACAAGGTGCAGGGCACAGTCACTGTCCGCTCGGCGCGAGCGGGGGAGACGCTCGAGACGCTCGACGGCGTGGTCCGCACACTCGACCAGGAAGACGTGGTCATCGCCGACGACTCGGGTCCGATCGCACTCGCCGGTGTGATGGGCGGTGCGTCGACCGAGGTCACCGACTCAACGACCACTGTCCTCCTCGAAGCCGCGAACTTCGATCAGGTCCGCGTGTTCCGTACCGGTAAGCGGCACAAGATGAGCTCGGAGGCGCAGAAGCGTTTCGAGCGTCTCGTCGATCCCGAACTGACTGCGGTGGCGTCGGATCGCGGCGCGTCGCTGATCGTCGAACTGGCAGGTGGTCAGATCGCAGGCCCGATTGCCGACGTTCGTGTTGATGCGGCTCCTGCCGCTGCGATCGAGATCGCACCGGACCAGCCCGATGCGACCGCCGGCGTGGAGTACGCGCCAGGCACCACCGTCGCCCGCCTGCGGGAAGTCGGCTGTACGGTCGACGACTCCGGTGAGCTGCTGGCGGTGACACCGCCGTCGTGGCGTCCCGACCTGCGACAGCGTGCGGATCTGGTGGAAGAAGTGCTGCGTCTGGAAGGGCTCGAGGACATTCCGGCAGTTGTTCCGCGCGCTCCCGGCGGCACGGGTCTGACAGCGGCGCAGCGTCGCCGCCGGGCGATCGGTGTTGCACTCGCGGCAGACGGCTTCGTCGAGGTGCTTCCGTATCCCTTCATGCCTGCGGGTGTCTTCGACACATGGGGTCTCGCAGACGATGACCCGCGTCGGGCTGCGGTCTCCGTGCTCAACCCGCTCGAGTCCGACCGTCCCCAACTCAACACGACTCTGCTGCCGGGCCTTCTCGAGATGGCTGCGCGCAACATCGCACGAGGCCGACGCGACCTCGCTCTGTACACGATCGGACAGGTCGTCCTCGGCGGTGACCAGGGCCCGACGGTCGGCGCGCTCGATGTGAGTGGACGTCCGTCCGACGACGAGCTGGCCGCTCTCGACGCGTCGCTTCCGCGTCAACCGTTGCACGCCGCCGCAGTGCTCGCCGGACTCCGCGATCCCGCGGGCCCATGGGGTCCCGGTCGCGCCGCCGACGCGTACGACGCGTTCGCCGCCGCACGTGAGATCGCCGCGGCGGCCGGCGTCGAGTTGACGCTGGTCGCCGACGACACGCTTCCCTGGCATCCCGGCCGCTGCGCGCGTCTGGAAGTCGACGGAGTCGTCGTCGGACATGCAGGTGAACTGCATCCGGCCGTTCTCGAGCGTGCCGGTCTGCCCGCACGGCTGTGCGCGGTGGAGATCGACGTCGACGCATTGCCGTTGACGCAGGTGCTGCCGTCGCCGAAGGTGTCGCCGTTCCCCGCGGTCCTCCAGGACGTGAATGTCGTGGTCGCAGCCCACGTCCCCGCACAGGAAGTGCTCGACGCCCTTCGTGACGGTGCAGGCGAATTGCTCGAAGCGATCACCCTGTTCGACGTGTTCACCGGTGCGCAGGTCGGCGAGGGCAACAAGTCGTTGACGTTTGCGCTCACCTTCCGGGCCGACGATCGGACTCTCACCGAGGACGACGCCACCGCAGCCAAGCTGTCGGCGGTCGAACGTGCGACCTCGCGTGTCGGGGCCCGCCTGCGGTGA